The Saccopteryx leptura isolate mSacLep1 chromosome 2, mSacLep1_pri_phased_curated, whole genome shotgun sequence genome has a window encoding:
- the POGK gene encoding pogo transposable element with KRAB domain isoform X1, producing the protein MESTAFPLNLTLKVEESEEEIQSPELEGVPTDMQKVRICSEGAWVPALFDEVAIYFSDEEWEVLTESQKALYREVMRMNYETVLSLEFPFPKPDMISRLDAEEESQNADGRQPPGGTLAEKEEADVKPPPDWASPMPTASPCPLPQPLDSFGLRLPRDITELPDWSEGYPFYMAVGFPGYDLSAYDLAAKFQFSRGVRRSYDAGFKLMVVEFAESTNNCQAAKQFGVLEKNVRDWRKVKPQLQNAHAMRRAFRGPKNGRFALVDQRVAEYVRYMQAKGDPITREAMQLKALEIAQEMNIPEKGFKASLGWCRRMMRRYDLSLRHKVPVPQQLPEDLTEKLITYQRSVLALRRAHDYQVAQMGNADETPICLEVPSRVTVDNQGEKPVLVKTPGREKLKITAMLGILADGRKLPPYIILRGTYIPPGKFPSGMEIRCHRYGWMTEDLMQDWLEVVWRRRTGAVPKQRGMLILNGFRGHATDSVKSSMESLNTDMVIIPGGLTSQLQVLDVVVYKPLNDSVRSQYSDWLLAGNLALSPTGNAKKPPLGLFLEWVMVAWNSISSESIVQGFKKCHISSNLEDEDDVLWEVEGELPGGGEPPVESRTESN; encoded by the exons GTGCCGGCCCTGTTTGACGAGGTGGCCATCTATTTTTCCGACGAGGAGTGGGAAGTTTTGACTGAGTCCCAGAAGGCCCTCTACCGGGAGGTCATGAGGATGAACTATGAAACCGTGCTGTCCCTGG AATTCCCGTTCCCGAAGCCGGACATGATTTCACGGCTGGATGCGGAGGAGGAGTCTCAGAATGCGGATGGCCGGCAGCCCCCAGGAGGAACCCTTGCAG AAAAGGAAGAAGCCGATGTCAAGCCCCCCCCAGACTGGGCCAGCCCAATGCCCACAgcatccccctgccccctgccacaGCCCCTGGACAGCTTCGGGCTCCGCCTGCCTCGGGACATCACCGAGCTGCCCGACTGGAGCGAGGGGTACCCCTTCTACATGGCCGTGGGCTTCCCGGGGTACGACCTCTCGGCCTATGACCTGGCCGCCAAGTTCCAGTTCAGCCGGGGCGTGCGCCGCAGCTATGACGCAGGCTTCAAGCTGATGGTGGTTGAGTTCGCCGAGAGCACCAACAACTGCCAGGCGGCCAAGCAGTTTGGCGTGCTGGAGAAGAACGTGCGGGACTGGCGCAAGGTCAAGCCGCAGCTGCAGAACGCCCATGCCATGCGGCGGGCCTTCCGCGGTCCCAAGAACGGGCGCTTCGCCCTGGTGGACCAGCGCGTGGCCGAGTACGTCCGGTACATGCAGGCCAAAGGGGACCCGATCACCAGGGAGGCCATGCAGCTGAAAGCGCTGGAGATCGCCCAGGAAATGAACATTCCAGAGAAGGGGTTCAAGGCCAGCCTGGGCTGGTGCCGGAGGATGATGCGAAGGTATGACCTGTCCTTGAGGCATAAGGTGCCCGTCCCCCAGCAGCTGCCCGAAGACCTGACCGAGAAGCTCATCACCTACCAGCGCAGCGTGCTGGCCCTGCGCCGGGCGCATGACTACCAGGTGGCTCAGATGGGGAACGCGGATGAGACGCCCATCTGTTTGGAGGTGCCGTCGAGGGTGACCGTGGACAACCAGGGGGAGAAGCCTGTTTTGGTCAAGACGCCGGGCAGGGAGAAACTCAAGATCACGGCGATGCTCGGTATCCTGGCCGACGGGAGGAAGCTGCCCCCCTACATCATTTTGCGGGGCACGTACATCCCCCCCGGGAAGTTCCCCAGCGGCATGGAGATCCGGTGCCACCGTTACGGCTGGATGACCGAGGACCTGATGCAGGACTGGCTGGAGGTGGTGTGGAGGCGGCGGACGGGCGCCGTGCCCAAGCAGCGCGGAATGCTCATCCTCAACGGCTTCCGGGGCCATGCCACCGACTCTGTGAAGAGCTCCATGGAGAGCCTGAACACCGACATGGTCATCATCCCGGGGGGCCTGACCTCGCAGCTGCAGGTGCTGGATGTGGTGGTCTACAAGCCCCTGAACGACAGCGTGCGGTCCCAGTACTCCGACTGGCTGCTGGCAGGCAATCTGGCGCTGAGCCCCACGGGGAACGCCAAGAAGCCGCCACTCGGCCTCTTTCTGGAGTGGGTCATGGTGGCATGGAACAGCATCTCAAGCGAGTCCATTGTCCAGGGGTTCAAGAAGTGCCACATCTCCAGCAACCTGGAGGACGAGGACGACGTCCTCTGGGAAGTCGAGGGCGAGTTGCCAGGAGGCGGGGAGCCCCCCGTGGAGAGCAGAACGGAGAGCAACTGA
- the TADA1 gene encoding transcriptional adapter 1 isoform X2, whose amino-acid sequence MSSSWRFSRGVRFWCPHQRVLVRCPGLGALQPNLENRREGRSSLLSVRNLIFQPQNPLSGAQQFVAKDPQDDDDLKLCSHTMMLPTRGQLEGRMIVTAYEHGLDNVTEEAVSAVVYAVENHLKDILASVVSRRKAYRLRDGHFKYAFGSNVTPQPYLKNSVVVYNNLIESPPACSAPYAGQNPTSHLHPDEAEQQAALLLACSGNTLPMSLPPVNMYDLFEALQVHREVIPTHTVYALNIERVITKLWHPNHEELQQDKIHRQRLAAKEGLLLC is encoded by the exons ATGAGTTCCTCCTGGCGATTCTCACGCGGTGTCAGATTCTGGTGTCCACACCAG AGGGTGCTGGTTCGTTGCCCTGGACTGGGGGCTCTGCAGCCAAACCTGGAAAACcgaagggaaggaagaagctcTCTTCTGTCCGTCAGAAATTTGAT ATTCCAGCCTCAGAACCCCCTGTCAGGAGCACAGCAGTTTGTGGCAAAGGATCCCCAAGATGATGATGACCTGAAACTGTGTTCCCACACAATGATGCTGCCCACGCGGGGTCAGCTGGAAGGCAGGATGATTGTCACGGCCTACGAGCACGGCTTGGACAACGTCACTGAGGAGGCAGTGTCGGCCGTGGTCTATGCGGTGGAG AACCACCTCAAAGATATCCTGGCATCGGTCGTGTCGAGAAGGAAAGCTTATCGGTTACGCGACGGTCACTTTAAATACGCCTTCGGCAGCAACGTGACCCCGCAGCCATACCTGAAGAACAGCGTCGTGGTGTACAACAACCTCATAGAAAG CCCTCCAGCCTGTTCTGCACCCTACGCAGGCCAGAACCCCACTTCCCACCTGCACCCCGACGAGGCCGAGCAGCAGGCCGCTCTCCTGCTGGCCTGCTCTGGGAACACCCTGCCCATGTCCCTGCCTCCCGTGAACATGTACGACCTGTTCGAAGCTTTGCAG GTGCACAGGGAAGTCATCCCCACCCACACCGTGTATGCCCTCAACATCGAGAGGGTCATCACCAAGCTCTGGCACCCCAACCACGAGGAGCTGCAGCAGGACAAGATTCACAGGCAGCGCCTGGCCGCCAAGGAGGGCCTTCTCCTCTGCTGA
- the TADA1 gene encoding transcriptional adapter 1 isoform X1 translates to MATFVSELEAAKKNLSEALGDNVKQYWANLKLWFKQKISKEEFDLEAHRLLTQDNVHSHNEFLLAILTRCQILVSTPEGAGSLPWTGGSAAKPGKPKGRKKLSSVRQKFDHRFQPQNPLSGAQQFVAKDPQDDDDLKLCSHTMMLPTRGQLEGRMIVTAYEHGLDNVTEEAVSAVVYAVENHLKDILASVVSRRKAYRLRDGHFKYAFGSNVTPQPYLKNSVVVYNNLIESPPACSAPYAGQNPTSHLHPDEAEQQAALLLACSGNTLPMSLPPVNMYDLFEALQVHREVIPTHTVYALNIERVITKLWHPNHEELQQDKIHRQRLAAKEGLLLC, encoded by the exons ATGGCGACCTTTGTGAGCGAGCTGGAGGCGGCCAAGAAGAACCTGAGCGAGGCCCTAGGGGACAACGTGAAACA GTACTGGGCCAACTTAAAGTTGTGGTTCAAGCAGAAGATCAGCAAAGAGGAGTTTGACCTTGAAGCTCACAGACTCCTCACGCAGGACAATG TCCACTCTCACAATGAGTTCCTCCTGGCGATTCTCACGCGGTGTCAGATTCTGGTGTCCACACCAG AGGGTGCTGGTTCGTTGCCCTGGACTGGGGGCTCTGCAGCCAAACCTGGAAAACcgaagggaaggaagaagctcTCTTCTGTCCGTCAGAAATTTGAT CACAGATTCCAGCCTCAGAACCCCCTGTCAGGAGCACAGCAGTTTGTGGCAAAGGATCCCCAAGATGATGATGACCTGAAACTGTGTTCCCACACAATGATGCTGCCCACGCGGGGTCAGCTGGAAGGCAGGATGATTGTCACGGCCTACGAGCACGGCTTGGACAACGTCACTGAGGAGGCAGTGTCGGCCGTGGTCTATGCGGTGGAG AACCACCTCAAAGATATCCTGGCATCGGTCGTGTCGAGAAGGAAAGCTTATCGGTTACGCGACGGTCACTTTAAATACGCCTTCGGCAGCAACGTGACCCCGCAGCCATACCTGAAGAACAGCGTCGTGGTGTACAACAACCTCATAGAAAG CCCTCCAGCCTGTTCTGCACCCTACGCAGGCCAGAACCCCACTTCCCACCTGCACCCCGACGAGGCCGAGCAGCAGGCCGCTCTCCTGCTGGCCTGCTCTGGGAACACCCTGCCCATGTCCCTGCCTCCCGTGAACATGTACGACCTGTTCGAAGCTTTGCAG GTGCACAGGGAAGTCATCCCCACCCACACCGTGTATGCCCTCAACATCGAGAGGGTCATCACCAAGCTCTGGCACCCCAACCACGAGGAGCTGCAGCAGGACAAGATTCACAGGCAGCGCCTGGCCGCCAAGGAGGGCCTTCTCCTCTGCTGA
- the POGK gene encoding pogo transposable element with KRAB domain isoform X2, with translation MGCKRLLSCGAGLFTLPPCSPERLEVPALFDEVAIYFSDEEWEVLTESQKALYREVMRMNYETVLSLEFPFPKPDMISRLDAEEESQNADGRQPPGGTLAEKEEADVKPPPDWASPMPTASPCPLPQPLDSFGLRLPRDITELPDWSEGYPFYMAVGFPGYDLSAYDLAAKFQFSRGVRRSYDAGFKLMVVEFAESTNNCQAAKQFGVLEKNVRDWRKVKPQLQNAHAMRRAFRGPKNGRFALVDQRVAEYVRYMQAKGDPITREAMQLKALEIAQEMNIPEKGFKASLGWCRRMMRRYDLSLRHKVPVPQQLPEDLTEKLITYQRSVLALRRAHDYQVAQMGNADETPICLEVPSRVTVDNQGEKPVLVKTPGREKLKITAMLGILADGRKLPPYIILRGTYIPPGKFPSGMEIRCHRYGWMTEDLMQDWLEVVWRRRTGAVPKQRGMLILNGFRGHATDSVKSSMESLNTDMVIIPGGLTSQLQVLDVVVYKPLNDSVRSQYSDWLLAGNLALSPTGNAKKPPLGLFLEWVMVAWNSISSESIVQGFKKCHISSNLEDEDDVLWEVEGELPGGGEPPVESRTESN, from the exons gttgcaaaaggctattaagctgtggtgctggattgtttacactacccccatgttccccggaaagactggag GTGCCGGCCCTGTTTGACGAGGTGGCCATCTATTTTTCCGACGAGGAGTGGGAAGTTTTGACTGAGTCCCAGAAGGCCCTCTACCGGGAGGTCATGAGGATGAACTATGAAACCGTGCTGTCCCTGG AATTCCCGTTCCCGAAGCCGGACATGATTTCACGGCTGGATGCGGAGGAGGAGTCTCAGAATGCGGATGGCCGGCAGCCCCCAGGAGGAACCCTTGCAG AAAAGGAAGAAGCCGATGTCAAGCCCCCCCCAGACTGGGCCAGCCCAATGCCCACAgcatccccctgccccctgccacaGCCCCTGGACAGCTTCGGGCTCCGCCTGCCTCGGGACATCACCGAGCTGCCCGACTGGAGCGAGGGGTACCCCTTCTACATGGCCGTGGGCTTCCCGGGGTACGACCTCTCGGCCTATGACCTGGCCGCCAAGTTCCAGTTCAGCCGGGGCGTGCGCCGCAGCTATGACGCAGGCTTCAAGCTGATGGTGGTTGAGTTCGCCGAGAGCACCAACAACTGCCAGGCGGCCAAGCAGTTTGGCGTGCTGGAGAAGAACGTGCGGGACTGGCGCAAGGTCAAGCCGCAGCTGCAGAACGCCCATGCCATGCGGCGGGCCTTCCGCGGTCCCAAGAACGGGCGCTTCGCCCTGGTGGACCAGCGCGTGGCCGAGTACGTCCGGTACATGCAGGCCAAAGGGGACCCGATCACCAGGGAGGCCATGCAGCTGAAAGCGCTGGAGATCGCCCAGGAAATGAACATTCCAGAGAAGGGGTTCAAGGCCAGCCTGGGCTGGTGCCGGAGGATGATGCGAAGGTATGACCTGTCCTTGAGGCATAAGGTGCCCGTCCCCCAGCAGCTGCCCGAAGACCTGACCGAGAAGCTCATCACCTACCAGCGCAGCGTGCTGGCCCTGCGCCGGGCGCATGACTACCAGGTGGCTCAGATGGGGAACGCGGATGAGACGCCCATCTGTTTGGAGGTGCCGTCGAGGGTGACCGTGGACAACCAGGGGGAGAAGCCTGTTTTGGTCAAGACGCCGGGCAGGGAGAAACTCAAGATCACGGCGATGCTCGGTATCCTGGCCGACGGGAGGAAGCTGCCCCCCTACATCATTTTGCGGGGCACGTACATCCCCCCCGGGAAGTTCCCCAGCGGCATGGAGATCCGGTGCCACCGTTACGGCTGGATGACCGAGGACCTGATGCAGGACTGGCTGGAGGTGGTGTGGAGGCGGCGGACGGGCGCCGTGCCCAAGCAGCGCGGAATGCTCATCCTCAACGGCTTCCGGGGCCATGCCACCGACTCTGTGAAGAGCTCCATGGAGAGCCTGAACACCGACATGGTCATCATCCCGGGGGGCCTGACCTCGCAGCTGCAGGTGCTGGATGTGGTGGTCTACAAGCCCCTGAACGACAGCGTGCGGTCCCAGTACTCCGACTGGCTGCTGGCAGGCAATCTGGCGCTGAGCCCCACGGGGAACGCCAAGAAGCCGCCACTCGGCCTCTTTCTGGAGTGGGTCATGGTGGCATGGAACAGCATCTCAAGCGAGTCCATTGTCCAGGGGTTCAAGAAGTGCCACATCTCCAGCAACCTGGAGGACGAGGACGACGTCCTCTGGGAAGTCGAGGGCGAGTTGCCAGGAGGCGGGGAGCCCCCCGTGGAGAGCAGAACGGAGAGCAACTGA